One Pyrus communis chromosome 13, drPyrComm1.1, whole genome shotgun sequence genomic window carries:
- the LOC137713140 gene encoding uncharacterized protein has translation MAVMSPWTTTLMITIMMITTVMHVIDGSDNNPVYSPCADTKVERSDGFTFGIAFASKESFQVNGTVQLSPCDSRLSLSSNAQISVFRPKVDEISLLSVNSSSFNPDTYGFMVAFAGRKYAARSLPTFVANGTYTVTSFTLVLEFNKGRLQNLYWKKDGCSKCSGSSDFVCLNNQHCAFKTSSCKNHGGSVDCSLGIQLAFSGTDKHLSVLNSWYEVANLRQYSLYGLYSNLKDSLSSQYSKIF, from the exons ATGGCGGTGATGTCTCCATGGACGACGACCTTGATGATCACGATTATGATGATAACGACGGTCATGCATGTAATCGACGGCAGCGACAACAACCCCGTGTACTCGCCGTGCGCGGACACGAAGGTGGAGAGGTCCGACGGGTTCACCTTCGGAATTGCCTTCGCCTCCAAGGAATCCTTCCAAGTAAACGGCACCGTTCAGCTGTCTCCTTGCGACTCTaggctctctctctcctccaatgCCCAGATCTCCGTTTTCCGACCCAAAGTTGACGAGATCTCCCTCCTCTCCGTCAACTCCTCCTCCTTCAATCCG GATACTTATGGGTTTATGGTTGCGTTTGCCGGGCGAAAATATGCTGCAAGGTCCCTTCCTACTTTTGTTGCTAATGGTACCTACACTGTCACCAGCTTTACCCTT GTGCTTGAGTTCAACAAGGGCAGGCTGCAGAACTTGTACTGGAAAAAGGATGGGTGCTCTAAATGTTCAGGGAGCTCCGACTTTGTTTGCCTCAACAATCAGCACTGCGCCTTCAAGACCTCGAGCTGCAAAAACCATGGCGGCTCTGTGGACTGCAGCCTCGGAATCCAGTTGGCATTTTCCGGCACAGACAAGCACCTTTCGGTTCTTAACTCATGGTATGAAGTGGCAAACCTCAGGCAGTACTCGCTCTATG